The Vitis vinifera cultivar Pinot Noir 40024 chromosome 18, ASM3070453v1 region CCCCTCTTCCCCTCATCTCTCTAGGCTCTGTGTAGGTAACTGTGTAATAATACATGCATTCATGCTCATGCATGAAGATCAATCATCCTCAAATAGTACCCAAGTAGCAAAAATTTGTCGTAACTCGTAAAGAGTTGGAGAACAGGCATGCATGTATGGATACATATGATGATTTGAATGGATGGATGGGAGTATGGAGATTCTGGGGCTAATCATGTCACCACCGAGTAATGACAAAATATGTACGACATGGAGACATCATAATCAGGGTTTGGATTCTTCAATCCACTGTCCCCAAAGGATGAAGTCCTCCTCAACCTCAAATCAAATAAATCCCCCCACTCCTTTTTTTGGGCTCTTCAGAGTAGGCCCAGCCCTCGCTCTAACCCCTACCCAGTACCCACCTGGCTTTTGCTGTTACCTCAAAAAAGCCAGAGGCAGAGGCCAACGTTACTACAAGAAAAACGGTCTTGTGGGCTGACACTGGTTCGTTTCGTGCAACCCGAAAGCCTTAGCAGAGGTCCCTCTCAGACATCTGGCCTCTTGAGAAGTGGACTCGGCCTTCCTCGATTGCTCCCATTTACTTATACTAAGAAGATGCGGAAAATGCTGCTCTGATGATCTGCTTTTCTCCTACAATGATGCGTCCTTGCCAACATTCATTGCTCACCCTCACCACATCCAACAAAACCTTCTCTTCTCGTGATAAAGCAAGAATCTAATAAGCCTTCAACTCTTAATGGTGAAATAACACCCAACACAACACCAACTCTTTATTGGGAAGAGCATCGTCTCATACTCTCAGCTGCATAAGCTCCATGTAGCCCAAATCGACCCTGACTAACATCTTTTCAAATAATTCAGGGGAGGTCCAAGATAAAATCACTTGTTATACCATATCGAGGCGCTGAGGTGTCAACGATACACTTCCTTGACAGACTTTGATTTAATCCATTATCTATGAGATTACCCCTGCAATAAGTGTCTTATAATCCTATTAAAGCCTGTTCTCAATATTATTTATAAGCATTACTCATGTGTCAAAGATGATCCAACCACCAAAATAGTAGTTTTTGGTTGCAATTTTGTGGCTGCAGGTAATCATATCCAAACTTCTCACACATTTCATTGTGCATTGCAAACAAACTCTAGCGatcaacaaaacaaaatgagTGATTCAAGGCATTCGCAagttatttaagttttatacaGTCCAAAGTCCTTCAAAGGGAAAGAACAATACTCAATCTCCATGTTCCTGTATATGTAATACATGAACCAATGGGATCCTGACATGTGAGAATTATTACATTCTAATACCCATCCAGCAGAGCTCTACAAGGAAATGATGCAAATCTAAAATGTCTAGAAGCCCCTGTACCAACAGAAACACCACCAGTCAGTGACAGTTTCAATTCAGCCATTTGAGAATCAAGACATGAAGATATAAAACCTCAAGTAGCACAAATTCAAATCTCAAATAAGTTAAAATGTAACATTGCGAGAAAGTAACAAAGGAATGTTAATGAAGAAGTTCAAGTGAAATTCTTCACCAACCCAAACCACAATGCGGATCTCGGGAGCCCATATTGATAATAGCAATAGGAAGAATATTTGGTAGAGAACCCTAACCCAATCATAATCTTGGTTCAGAATAGCAAATGAACTTGTGTACTAAAAAACTTGTGTAATTATCTGACATGGATATATGTTATccaaccaaatatatatatatatagatacatATATAGATATGGATATCAATCAATGAGAGAAGCACATGCACAACCAAAACATACATATAGCATACCCCATTTGtaacaattttcctttttctttttggctgcTACATGGAATCAAACTTGGAAACCCCCTTTCCCCAACTCATTCCCATGCCATTTGAGACCAGCCTCAAAAGCCTGTAAGATTTAAATCTCAACATGCTGGAATTGCTAAAAATGGAACAACATCTTTATTCTACCCCATTTTTCTTACTActtgattttttctttcaaacctGTCTTTTTCAGCTAGGATTAAACTGATGGTGCAAAGATTGTATCCAGTGAATGGGTTTGCTAAGGAGCAGCATCCAGGAGGGTGGATGACTCCTCATGGGTGAAGAGATCTATCATTCAAATCACaatgtaaataaattataatatttaacagCATTGAGATAAAGCAAGGGAGGCTAAAAGCCATTTTAACCAGCATAATGTTTAATTCCCATCATTTTCGAGGAAATATGCTACAATATGCTAGTTGACGTGAAGCAACATGGTTGATGAGATTGGACCAAGGTGCATTATGAACTAAGGCATATGATTTTGTGAAACATATTTCACAGATAGTCTCACTGATTCCAGTTTCATTCTCTAGCCTGATCTCTCATCACTCTGAAAATGACAAGAAGTCAATAGACTGTCTCCTCAAGCCCAAAAGTTATCATCAGATAAGAAGGTACCATAATTAATGAGCATCAAAATAAAGACTTTGATCATATCCTGTCATATGAAATCAAACAACTACATAAGTGAAAAAAATGGCTTCACCAAGAATTTTACTGAGACTCCAGTCTACCTTCTCTTTTCATGAACATTTCAATATAGAGGCAACTAAAACATCACCAGTTCATGTTATCTCTCAGTCATTCTAATAATACTTTAAGGCTCCAAAAGCTTAACACAAAACCTGGTTTGAGTTTATTTCTCCAGGGAAAAAGCATCTGATTagagtttatttttctttcatcagAAATTCAGGCTGTTTTGATTCCATGAAATTAGGGCATTGGAATCTGAAATTGAGGCaaaaatccaatccaatccaatccaaCCATTTATAATTTTAGCTGCTTTGCGTACTAGTGGATTtggaatcaaatttaaaattcataaactgaaaatccaaaaaaaaaaaaaaaatccaacggAAAAGCAAGGGTTTCCAATTCTACAGCAGTAGAATTCCAAATCAAATCAATTCCTCCGCAACCAAGCACAGCCTAATGGAATTTAAATTGATATCACGCTATTTGATCGCCAAGCTTATCGATCTTAGAAGTGTTGCATTTCGATTGTAAATCATAGAAACTATAACTTCCCTATTTTCCTCGTCTCTTATCCTCCGGTCCCTCGGCAACCAAACGGAGGGGAAAGTGAAATGAATACAAAACCCTAGATCCAACATTAAATCAGAGAAGTTTGGAAATCAAACAACCGAAGGACTGGAACGCAATAAAAAACTCAAACCCTTACCCTAGATCAAGGAGATAAAAGATTGGAAGAAGAAGGGAATAACCTTGAATTAGGTCTACTTGGAATCGGATTTCTTGTTAGGGTCTTGCTGTGGAGAGTAGATCATAGCAGCGACCATGGCTCCTGGTAGAACCACGAACTTGGCCAACGTTGCCAGCTTCGACACCAACGGCTCTCCTCTCATCAACGACATTCCCACCCTCCTCTATCTCTTCGACTTCTTTCTTCCACAGCAGACCACAATTGATTTAGACTCGGTTTTTGTTAAAAGCTTTCTATACTTAtacccaaaaataataataataataacaataacgatatttgaaaaaaaaaatcgtaaactataaaaatttaaagtaatataataaaaatcgtAAACTAAAatttgggtgtttttttttttatatatagatttttggatggttttctgaataaaaatttaaagtaatataatttaatttattacaaaCCTTTTTATAGGCAACACAAATTGGATATGTATAAACTTAAACCCGTCTGTTgggatttttatatttatttattatttcagtATTTTTAGTATGGTTTAGAGTTAACATTATTGCAAATATATAAAGGCTAACATGAGATATCCTTGAAAGTATGGGCATCctttttcaatttataaaaattttaagtattcaTCCCAATTATGAATTTAATAAACTAATTCAATGAATCCGATATTgaaatttaaccattttttggttttaaacattaaaatcaaattgaacttattttactaaattttatatattaagaaCCCAagtaattaaatttagaaaagaagCTGATTAATTTGGCTTgatttaataacaataattgattttattttattttatttttatttgatatgacTTGTCTTATAATTACAcacaatttacattttttttaggaatggTCTTACCTATATTGAACTGTGCTCTCCACATGATCTATGTGGGTAAGACCGTCCAATATAGATAGCACCATCATTCAAAAAATGTATATTACATGTACTTATATGAAGGGTATATTGTCCGATTTTTGACTCAATggagaaatatgaaaaatatagtaTGAATTaggggtaaagtgtaataaactcATTTaagtaatattattataataagttGAATTACATTATTAAAACCAATTTCAATTATATCATtgtaattcaattaaaaaaattaactattgTTATAGTAAGGTAGTAATATATATACTTTGATGAAAAATTGTAAACTATATTATTatactttgatttttaatttatttaaaagatcaaaattattaaaaattgatttgatcAAGCGAATTTGATCCTGTTTGatcaatttaatcaattttatgcATACACCTCCTCCAAATTCGAATgctaatttttgtaattattttgaatatttcaTAGTAATTTCTTGAGTCCCCTCTAATTGTATTTACATTTTGTAGAtattttaatcacttttttaatttttttttccttcaaccATTTAATTTAGTTATTGAACCATGAATATGAGTCGTTGAATCagaatttataaaatttcattGAAGATTAAAAATCGCATACTAGTTCATCCGGTTATAAAATAAACCTTAgaaactaattaaattaataatatattacatATGTTTTGATCAGGGGATGCCAACGCGGTGGGCCGCGTCTACAACGGAGGCTGGTCCCTTGGAGAGGTCAGTTCCGGCGAGGGTGGGAGCATCGGTGCCGCCACCGCCTTGATTAGGCTTAGGTTCCAGGTGTCCTTCGGTGCCGTAGCCTTGGCGTTTGTAATCCTCCAAATCAGTATACTTGAGATAAGGGCTGCTCTCCATTGGCAGGCCCCGGAGTTTGGAGGCCTTTTCTTCTGCTCTCTCTTCCTCCTCCGTCTTCTTTCTCAACTGCTCGCCGCTCTTCGACATCGCGCCGTTTCtctgtaaaaataaaaagttgttttcGGAGAAGGTTACTTATAAACGGCTACGAGAAATAACATCCAAGGAAGAGCTTGGAAAATTCTGTGGTGGATCCGCTTTTGAAGATACAGTGGACTTTTTCAACCTGCTCCACCCATAATCAAGGGGACTCGCTTATGCAGATGTGGTGTTGTGTTTGGCAGCATGAAAATAGTAAAGCTTATAAAAATGTTCATATGGTGTAACCAGAGCCAGTTAAAAAAATACCATATGTtttggatacattttttatttttcatttttaaaaatagatttttttatacGAAATATTAAAATTCTTAACTCTTATAAAAAGTAGAAATTCACTTACCActaaaaactctttttaaaatttcagaaattttaaaaataaaaaatttataatcttAGCTCATCTCACAATTAAAAAATGtgtataaaaatttatcaatttaggCCCCCCTTGAATATGCTTtcgtttatatttttaaaataataataataataataaaataactcatatataaaatgtaaaaactctttaaaaaaccatttttttagtattaaaatttttttactatccaaaatttaagaaattttaaaaataaattttcatcattatAAATAAGTCCATAATTTAAatgtgtttggtaattattggCCCCATTGGATCATTCTATTCCACGTCAAACTATGGGGGTTATCCAAATGGCTATAAACTGAAATTGAGCTGGATTTTTGTCCCATCTTATAATAATTGAAGTCCCatattattcatttatattttgcGAATTATGACACTTCATTTACAATAATTGTTGAAACTATAATAACAGGTACATAATGTAAGCTGACCTTATTTGATGACGATTtttaatatagtttttaaaaaaccattccttctatattattttcaaggaaaaaaaattatatttaaaaattcatacccaaaatcattttttcaactCGTTCTTTGGGTCgacattcttcatattttcaacaaaaaaaaacaaattctcatACAAATATTGAATTTCAAGgtatttcaagttaaaaaactttttcaaaacaGGCATTAGGGTTGGTAGGATCTTCTTTGATAACCGAGTTTTAAAACTGTCTTGTAGAACAAAGgtttatttaagaaattaaaatatttttaatctattttttatatttttaaatatatataaaaataatttttatatttagtgctttatttttaataatttattttataattattttttaaaataattctaaaaaaataattaaaagatattatatgaaagaaaatagttATCTAttctcaaatatgtttttttttaaaaaaaaaaaaataggaaaactgATTAAAAAACAGTTGCGAAACTGTTCCTagatttccttatttttttgtcGTAAGGCCAACCATTAGACCGGACTGATAAAAAAACTGAAATGCAGAGCAGTAAATAACAAAACTAGTAATGGAGGACGCATGACTACAAACAATTAATTCTCTGGGACCGGATTGCCTCGTGTTTCCAGGCCTGTCTCTTTCTGGAGAATGAGAGAGGGAGAGATGACAATCGTTCTTCCCTTATCCATCACAAAATCCAACCGTAGAAAATTCCTGGTTCTGAAGACTCATCTTTCATGGCAATTTCTCCACCTCATAACCTTTCATCCATCTAAACTACCTTATCTTTTCCTTAATGCAATACCATAACTTCAATACTATCATCACCAGTTGCAGGGCTCTCTTGTTAGCTTTCTTTCTTTGTCAACAATGGCAGAAGAAACAAACCCAAGGAATTCCAGCACCCAGCTCTTAGCAGAACTGGAAGAGCTCAGTCAGTCCCTCTACCAGTCCCACACTGCTCGAAGAACTGCCTCCCTTGCTCTCCCTCGAAGCTCAGTTCCCCCAATATTATCCGCTGATGAAGCCAAAAATGAGGAGAAATCCAGCACCAGGGGGCGATCCAGGCGCATGTCTCTCTCACCATGGCGGTCTAGGCCAAAGCTCGATGATGGAAATGGGCAGAAGGATCAGCCAAAGCCTTTGAGCCAGCAACCCATCACGAAGTTGAATGAAAAGGCAGCTTCAGCAGAGAAGAAAGGAATTTGGAACTGGAAGCCAATTCGAGCCCTTTCGCACATTGGGATGCAGAAGCTGAGCTGTTTGTTCTCTGTCGAAGTTGTCACTGTCCAAGGACTTCCAGCTTCTATGAACGGACTCCGGCTTTCAGTTTGTGTTAGGAAGAAGGAAACCAAGGAAGGCGCAGTTCACACAATGCCATCAAGAGTTTCACAGGGAGCAGCTGATTTTGAAGAGACTATGTTTCTTAAGTGTCATGTTTACTGCAGTTATGACAGTGGAAAACAGCAAAAATTTGAGCCACGACCATTTTTGATCTATGTGTTTGCAGTTGATGCTCAAGAGCTTGATTTTGGAAGAAGTTTGGTGGATTTGAGTCTCCTTATTCAGGAGTCCATAGAGAAAAGCGCTGAAGGTACACGAGTTCGACAATGGGACATGAGCTTCAATCTATCAGGGAAAGCAAAAGGAGGAGAACTTGTTCTGAAATTGGGATTTCAGATTATGGAGAAAGATGGGGGGGTTGGAATTTATAGTCAGTCTGAGGGATTGAAGTCCGGTAAATCTATGAATTTCGCATCCTCTTTTGGCCGTAAGCAGTCGAAATCATCCTTTAGCATCCCCAGTCCAAGGATGTCAAGCCGATCAGAAACTTGGACTCCTTCACAGGGAGGAGCAACTGGAGATCTCCAAGGTATTGATGACTTGAATCTTGATGAACCTGCTCCAGTGCCTTCAACCTCTCCCTCTATTCAAAAGTCAGAAGAAACTGAATCAAAGATAGAAGATCTAGACGTTCTGGATTTTGATGTTGTGGACAAAGGAGTTGAGATCCAAGACAAAGAAGAGGCTGGCGAAGGAGAGATGAAAGAAAATGTTGATAAAAGGTCTGTGTCAAGTGAGGTTGTGAAGGAAGTTGTGCATGATCAGGTCCATCTTACAAGATTAACTGAGCTTGATTCCATTGCTCAGCAGATAAAAGCTCTTGAATCAATGATGGGGGGAGAAAAACTCAACAAAACAGAGGAAGAAACAGATGTGCCGAGACTGGATGCAGACGAAGAAACAGTGACTAGAGAATTTCTTCAGATGCTAGAGGCTGAAGATGATAGTGAATTGAGATTCAATCAATCTGATATCCCACCTCTAAAGCTGGAAGGAGTTGAGGATTCTACAGAGGCAGATACCATGGTTTTTCTCCCAGATCTTGGAAAGGGCCTGGGCTGTGTGGTTCAGACCAGGGATGGAGGCTACTTAGCTGCCATGAATCCTCTAGATACTGCAGTAACAAGGAAGGACACCCCAAAACTTGCAATGCAGTTATCAAAAGCTTTAGTCCTTACCTCTCATAAATCCATGAATGGGTTCGAGTTATTTCAGAAGATGGCTGCAACTGGGCTTGAAGAACTCAGCTCAGAAATTTTATCTTCAATGCCCCTTGATGAACTTATAGGTAAGACAGCTGAACAGATAGCTTTTGAAGGCATTGCTTCAGCAATCATCCTCGGAAGGAACAAAGAAGGTGCTAGCTCAAGTGCTGCCCGTACCGTTGCTGCAGTTAAAACCATGGCAACTGCAATGAATACAGGCAGGAGGGAGAGAATCTCAACAGGAATATGGAATGTGAATGAAGACCCATTGACAGTGGATGAGATTCTAGCATTCTCAATGCAGAAGATTGAGGCTATGGCAGTTGAAGCTCTGAAAATTCAGGCAGATATGGCTGAGGAAGATGCCCCGTTTGAAGTTTCTTCACTCGTTGGAAAAACAGCCACAACCAGTGGTAAAGATCAAAATCATCCCCTTGCCTCTGCCATTCCACTTGAGGAATGGATGAAAAATAGTAGTTTGAATACTTCTGATGGAGACTCTGAGAGCCAAACAACCCTCACACTAACAGTGGTTGTTCAGCTGCGGGATCCAATAAGGCGATTTGAGTCAGTTGGGGGCCCAGTGATAGTGTTGATTCATGCAACACATGCTGATGTAAAGCCAAAAACATATGATGAAGACAAGAGATTCAAAGTCGGAAGTTTGCATATAGGAGGTCTGAAAGTAAAAAAGGGGGGTAAGAGGAATGTGTGGGATACCGAGAAGCAGAGGCTGACAGCAATGCAGTGGCTGTTGGCATTCGGATTGGGGAAGgcaggaaaaaaaggaaaacatgtcCCCTCAAAAAGCCAGGATATATTATGGAGCATTTCCTCACGTGTAATGGCAGACATGTGGCTCAAATCAATGAGGAACCCAGACATAAAGTTCACTAAGTAAAGAGAATCTTCACATTTTTCTCTGTAAAATTCTAGTAAGTTTGTCTTTGATCTTGCCCAGGCTATGAAAAAAGTGTAGGCACTAGCAAGGAGAAACAGATTGCATCAATCCACAGTTGTTCTACAATATTAGATTGAATCAGTAGCATCCCTTGTCCCTTAGCATTAATAACGTTTCAGCATTTGAGACTCTCGGTAGCTGtaattacttttatttgtttatcttcaaataaaatgtacaaggtttttttttttttccttttcataacTAAATTGGATGGTGgataaaaataagttatcaCGCATGGATAGATGGGAAACTTAAATCCAGATTGACTATGAGAATAATAGATGGAGTTTCAGCATACCTTAGATCACTGGTAAGCTCCATAAGAGCAGGTTCCATCCTTTAAATGATTGAAATGGTTTGCATCCCACAGTACAAGTTCCCTTCAGTTAGCAATGAAAATCAGCTTTGTGACCTCATGAACAATCAGGATTCTTCATAGCATGGATGGTCAATCAAGCAGGCAAACTAATCAATCGAAGTGGCACAGCAAGCTTCTCACTATGGTAATTATGAGATCTGCCAGAATTCATCACATTGGcatagtttttaatttcttctatCTTCTTTATAATCTCCTCTAACATTCTATGGACATCCTTGATTTGTGGATGATTTGTGTCATCTACAGTAAAGACATGTACCCTATTATCAACCTCAATCCAGCTACAACCAGGATTCTTCCGGACTCCTTTGTCTCTCATCAGTTTTCTCACATTTGTAACACCTTGTATCTTTCCGGACTCCGAATATATATTGGCTAGAAGACAATAACTTCCAGGTCCTTCTGCATCCAACTCAAGCAAATTCTTCACTGCAAGTTCTGCTAATTTTGTATTGCCATGGATCCGGCAAGCAGCAAGCAGGGCTCCCCAAATGGCAGCATTCGGTTTAAAGGGCATTTGATTGATCAAATTTTTAGCCTGCTCTAACTGGCCAGCCCGGCCAAGTAAATCTACCATGCATACAAAATGCTCGCTCATTGGAGAGATGCCATGATCTTTAGTCATAGACAGGAAGTAATATTGCCCTTCTGAAACAAATCCCGAATGGCTACAACCTGAAAGAACAGATACATAACTTATCTGATCAGGCACATTTCCtatatttaacattttctcAAAGATCTCGATAACTTTCCGACCTTGACCATTTTGAGCATATCCTGCCATCATTGCATTCCAAGAAACCAAATTCTTCATAACAATTGAACTAAACATTTTCTGTGCTTCTTCAATCTGCCCACATCTTGAATACATGGTAACAACACTATTTGCAACTGAAACATTAGAACTGAACCCTAGTTTTTCAGCTTGAGCTAAAATTTGATTCCCAAGTATGAGTACTGCCAAATCAGCACAGGCACTGATTGAAGTTGAAAAAGTGATCCAATCTGTCTTAACCCCTTCCCTTAGCATCTGGATGTATACTTTGAGACCCTCTTCCCAGTACCCGCGTTGCATATATGTGGCTAACATTGAGTTCCAGGATATTACATTCCGCTCTggcattttatcaaaatattctcGGGCTTTTTCAACATCACCAGCCTGAGAAAATGCAGTAATCATTGCAGTCCATGAAATTATATCTCTTATTGGCATCAACTCAAATGCATGATTTGCTTTCCAAACATCTCCACACTTCGCATACATTGTAACAAGAGCATTTGCCACAGGAACAGAAGAATCCAGTCCACGAGTGATCGTATGTGCATGGAGCTGTTCCCCAATAGAAATATCCTTTTGACTCAAACAAACTCCAAGAACAGTTGCAAGAGTGAACTGATCCGAAGCCACAGGCACCTCTCTCATTTGATTAAATAATACCAAAGCTTCTTCTTGAAACCCAGCCTGTGCAACTCCCCCAATTAAAGAGGTCCAAGAGACTGCATTATGCTCAGTTAAGCCATCAAATACCTGCCTTGCAGATTCCAAGCGTCCACATTTTGCATACATATCAATCAAACCGCACCCTGCATACACATCAAGACATGGTTCCATGCGAACAATCCGTGCATGCAGATGTGCACCCCATTCCAGATCATAAATGCTGGTGCACGCACTAAGAACACTAGCATATGTCATGGAATTAGGTCTAAAACCTTGGTTCCACATCTCAAGGAACGTATTAAGAGTTTCAGCGCCAAACCCATGTTGCGACAAGATTGAAATCATCGTATTCCAAGAAACAGTGTCGCGCTCAGGCATTTTAGCAAACAACTCAAGAGCCTTTTTAACGCTGCCATATTTTGAATAACCATAAATCATACTATTCCAACAAAA contains the following coding sequences:
- the LOC100244427 gene encoding protein PLASTID MOVEMENT IMPAIRED 1; this encodes MAEETNPRNSSTQLLAELEELSQSLYQSHTARRTASLALPRSSVPPILSADEAKNEEKSSTRGRSRRMSLSPWRSRPKLDDGNGQKDQPKPLSQQPITKLNEKAASAEKKGIWNWKPIRALSHIGMQKLSCLFSVEVVTVQGLPASMNGLRLSVCVRKKETKEGAVHTMPSRVSQGAADFEETMFLKCHVYCSYDSGKQQKFEPRPFLIYVFAVDAQELDFGRSLVDLSLLIQESIEKSAEGTRVRQWDMSFNLSGKAKGGELVLKLGFQIMEKDGGVGIYSQSEGLKSGKSMNFASSFGRKQSKSSFSIPSPRMSSRSETWTPSQGGATGDLQGIDDLNLDEPAPVPSTSPSIQKSEETESKIEDLDVLDFDVVDKGVEIQDKEEAGEGEMKENVDKRSVSSEVVKEVVHDQVHLTRLTELDSIAQQIKALESMMGGEKLNKTEEETDVPRLDADEETVTREFLQMLEAEDDSELRFNQSDIPPLKLEGVEDSTEADTMVFLPDLGKGLGCVVQTRDGGYLAAMNPLDTAVTRKDTPKLAMQLSKALVLTSHKSMNGFELFQKMAATGLEELSSEILSSMPLDELIGKTAEQIAFEGIASAIILGRNKEGASSSAARTVAAVKTMATAMNTGRRERISTGIWNVNEDPLTVDEILAFSMQKIEAMAVEALKIQADMAEEDAPFEVSSLVGKTATTSGKDQNHPLASAIPLEEWMKNSSLNTSDGDSESQTTLTLTVVVQLRDPIRRFESVGGPVIVLIHATHADVKPKTYDEDKRFKVGSLHIGGLKVKKGGKRNVWDTEKQRLTAMQWLLAFGLGKAGKKGKHVPSKSQDILWSISSRVMADMWLKSMRNPDIKFTK
- the LOC104882448 gene encoding uncharacterized protein LOC104882448, which codes for MSKSGEQLRKKTEEEERAEEKASKLRGLPMESSPYLKYTDLEDYKRQGYGTEGHLEPKPNQGGGGTDAPTLAGTDLSKGPASVVDAAHRVGIP
- the LOC100249582 gene encoding pentatricopeptide repeat-containing protein At2g13600, coding for MIVKFTWGILNRFSHISRPLIRHFSDQATVTTDPMFPQQSYMEMSQKFYESMKECASLRSIPIARKLHAQLIFMGLKSSIFLQNHLLNMYSNCGLISDAYRVFGGIMFPNVYSWNTMISGFADSGQMREAEKLFEKMPERDSVSWNSMMSGYFHNGELEATIKVFVSMVRDCCCVPDPFSFSCVMKASGSLGYLKLALQLHGFAEKFDFGIDTCVETSVLDMYIKCGAMDFAQKVFCRTPNPSLFCWNSMIYGYSKYGSVKKALELFAKMPERDTVSWNTMISILSQHGFGAETLNTFLEMWNQGFRPNSMTYASVLSACTSIYDLEWGAHLHARIVRMEPCLDVYAGCGLIDMYAKCGRLESARQVFDGLTEHNAVSWTSLIGGVAQAGFQEEALVLFNQMREVPVASDQFTLATVLGVCLSQKDISIGEQLHAHTITRGLDSSVPVANALVTMYAKCGDVWKANHAFELMPIRDIISWTAMITAFSQAGDVEKAREYFDKMPERNVISWNSMLATYMQRGYWEEGLKVYIQMLREGVKTDWITFSTSISACADLAVLILGNQILAQAEKLGFSSNVSVANSVVTMYSRCGQIEEAQKMFSSIVMKNLVSWNAMMAGYAQNGQGRKVIEIFEKMLNIGNVPDQISYVSVLSGCSHSGFVSEGQYYFLSMTKDHGISPMSEHFVCMVDLLGRAGQLEQAKNLINQMPFKPNAAIWGALLAACRIHGNTKLAELAVKNLLELDAEGPGSYCLLANIYSESGKIQGVTNVRKLMRDKGVRKNPGCSWIEVDNRVHVFTVDDTNHPQIKDVHRMLEEIIKKIEEIKNYANVMNSGRSHNYHSEKLAVPLRLISLPA